The Sediminispirochaeta smaragdinae DSM 11293 genome has a segment encoding these proteins:
- a CDS encoding damage-control phosphatase ARMT1 family protein yields MRSYLDCFGCFMDQGLDVARRSGADEAQQRLILNEIARMFPSFDLETRPPVMSLNINQTIRNMTGVADPYADEKKRCNELALKAVGLVRDNIAAASDSLKRAMEYAIAGNSIDFGVNHHLDIDETLTDLINGEESKLASQSDSTFMLEAFRKELSNARSLLFISDNAGEIVFDMLLIEAIAALYPDISITVAVRDEPIINDATLEDAKAIGLNNVCEVISSGSPAPGTPLDLCSDEFLERFFSSDMVVAKGQGNYETLNDAPRMIYLLFRVKCRVISHHCGGAMGDIMLIPSQSIG; encoded by the coding sequence ATGCGATCATATCTTGACTGTTTCGGCTGCTTTATGGATCAGGGGCTTGATGTTGCCAGACGCTCAGGGGCCGATGAGGCACAGCAGCGCCTCATTCTCAATGAGATTGCCCGGATGTTTCCTTCTTTTGACCTTGAGACCCGTCCTCCGGTGATGAGCCTGAACATAAATCAGACTATTAGAAACATGACTGGGGTTGCAGACCCCTATGCCGATGAAAAAAAGCGATGCAATGAGCTTGCGCTTAAAGCGGTGGGGCTGGTACGGGACAACATTGCAGCGGCTTCCGATTCCCTTAAGCGGGCGATGGAATACGCTATTGCGGGAAACAGCATCGATTTCGGAGTAAATCACCATCTTGATATCGATGAGACGCTTACGGATTTGATCAACGGAGAAGAGTCGAAACTGGCAAGCCAGTCCGATTCGACCTTTATGCTGGAGGCCTTTCGAAAAGAGCTCTCGAATGCCCGAAGCCTGCTCTTTATCTCGGACAATGCCGGTGAGATCGTATTTGATATGCTGCTTATCGAAGCCATTGCGGCTCTCTATCCTGATATCTCCATAACCGTAGCGGTCAGAGATGAACCGATCATCAATGACGCTACCCTTGAAGATGCAAAGGCGATCGGCCTCAATAATGTGTGTGAGGTGATCTCCAGCGGAAGCCCGGCACCTGGGACCCCTCTTGATCTCTGTTCAGATGAATTTTTAGAGCGCTTTTTTTCCTCGGATATGGTCGTGGCCAAGGGGCAGGGGAACTATGAGACCCTCAACGACGCTCCACGGATGATCTATCTGCTATTTCGGGTTAAGTGCAGAGTGATTTCGCACCATTGCGGCGGTGCTATGGGTGACATCATGCTGATACCTTCACAAAGCATCGGCTGA
- a CDS encoding ABC transporter permease subunit, whose translation MISMTKRELYSLFGGPIAYIVIALFLLFSGMLFFPTFFIYDQAEMRGFFQLLPILFSFFVPAITMRSFAEERSTGTFEALVSFPVSSGKIVLSKFFAAVIFIAVMLAPTLLYVVLISLVGDPDPGPIIGGYVGALLLGAAYAAVGLFASSMTSNQIVAFIVTAAIALLFTFFDQMLVLVPAALVNTLEFLGTQYHFRTIARGLLDSRSLIYLISLTAVFLLFTVKAVRERR comes from the coding sequence ATGATTAGCATGACAAAACGCGAGCTCTACTCGCTCTTCGGAGGGCCGATAGCCTACATCGTTATTGCCCTCTTCCTTCTTTTCTCGGGAATGCTTTTTTTCCCCACCTTTTTTATCTACGATCAAGCCGAAATGCGAGGATTTTTCCAACTACTTCCCATCCTATTCAGTTTTTTTGTCCCCGCAATAACCATGAGGAGTTTTGCCGAAGAGCGAAGCACGGGGACCTTTGAGGCGCTGGTCAGTTTCCCGGTTTCAAGTGGAAAAATCGTTCTTTCAAAATTCTTCGCAGCAGTGATCTTCATAGCAGTAATGCTTGCACCGACCCTGCTATATGTGGTTCTTATCTCCCTTGTCGGGGATCCTGATCCAGGTCCGATTATCGGAGGATACGTTGGGGCACTGCTTTTGGGAGCCGCGTATGCCGCGGTGGGGCTCTTTGCCAGCAGCATGACCTCCAATCAAATCGTTGCCTTCATCGTCACCGCAGCCATCGCCCTTCTGTTCACTTTTTTTGATCAGATGCTTGTCCTCGTCCCCGCCGCTTTGGTAAACACATTGGAATTCCTCGGCACGCAATACCATTTCAGGACCATAGCAAGAGGCCTTCTTGACAGCCGGAGTCTCATCTATTTGATCTCGCTGACAGCGGTATTCCTCCTTTTTACCGTAAAAGCGGTAAGGGAAAGGAGGTAG
- a CDS encoding GldG family protein, giving the protein MMKFKERLQHAKQWLLGDASDLFFYLLIIVLANIAASQLYIRSDLTKGDVYSLSPISKELVQGIDAPLTIKVFFSHDLPAPYNSVERYLKDILEEYDRVGGKDFTVGYYDMDDAESKSSASDYGIAPVQIQEIKSDQFQSRSAYLGLAVIYGDSIEVIDQITNSSGLEYRLTTTMQKMVAAVDALHGITGKPLLTLYLSKSLGAFGIKGFDDLEQNVRDAVKQLPPSIRDRIDFRVEDPDAGDIKELSDRYGIQTIRWRASTDQNGKQLPAGNGALDLLLSYGDKSRLIPIGLSQRLFSGYAISGVDNLATRIEETMRALLSNNPAVAYLTGHGELSLADQQQGAAPLQQLLSDMYELKEVKTGEDGNLTIPDNVSTLIINGPKTEISENERYTIDQFLLRGGNLVLFLDPYQVNQPTAYGQPPSYTPIETGLEEQLSAYGIDYKRGYVLDDEAYSQRDPQYGDIKIYWAPLLSGKSLSKESTITQNLGEMITLQSGTFIIPNETENSDDITTKVILSSSQKSWLMDKNIMLNPMGMVPPGDEKLQSYPLAVSLEGSFSSAFPAPPKEETTEEEKQALDTASQIKTSIAKGRIAVAATSLLTTPQLLDPSSSNSNAAFVHNLVDWSTGNDQVIPMRTKGLGRHKLLPTSPEVRNVIKGIAMGLIPLLVIFAGLFVWRLQRSRRRAIEERFSGGEHHA; this is encoded by the coding sequence ATGATGAAATTCAAAGAACGCCTGCAACATGCCAAGCAGTGGCTTCTCGGGGATGCTTCCGATCTTTTCTTCTATCTGCTTATCATCGTGCTTGCCAACATCGCCGCCTCTCAGCTCTATATACGAAGCGATCTGACCAAAGGTGATGTCTACAGCCTCTCCCCAATCAGCAAAGAGCTGGTGCAGGGAATCGATGCACCACTTACCATCAAGGTCTTCTTCTCACACGACCTTCCTGCTCCATACAACAGTGTGGAACGATATCTGAAGGATATCCTCGAAGAGTATGACAGGGTTGGGGGAAAGGATTTTACCGTTGGCTACTACGATATGGATGATGCGGAGAGTAAAAGCAGTGCCTCCGACTACGGTATCGCTCCCGTTCAGATACAGGAGATTAAAAGCGACCAGTTTCAGAGCAGGAGTGCCTATCTCGGCCTGGCCGTTATTTACGGAGACAGCATCGAAGTCATCGACCAGATTACCAACTCATCCGGCCTTGAATATCGTCTGACCACAACCATGCAGAAGATGGTAGCAGCTGTTGATGCCCTTCACGGTATCACCGGGAAACCGTTGCTTACCCTCTATCTCTCGAAATCTCTCGGAGCCTTCGGCATCAAGGGCTTCGACGACCTTGAGCAAAACGTGAGAGACGCCGTAAAGCAATTGCCGCCATCCATAAGAGACAGGATCGATTTTCGTGTGGAAGATCCCGATGCGGGAGACATTAAGGAGCTTAGCGACCGTTACGGAATCCAGACCATCCGCTGGAGAGCTTCCACGGATCAGAATGGGAAACAGCTGCCTGCGGGTAACGGAGCCCTCGATCTGCTGCTTTCCTACGGTGATAAGTCACGCCTCATTCCCATAGGCCTTTCCCAGCGCCTTTTCAGTGGATATGCAATCAGCGGCGTCGATAATCTTGCCACCAGAATCGAAGAAACGATGAGAGCACTCCTCTCGAACAATCCTGCCGTCGCCTACCTCACGGGCCATGGCGAGCTTTCACTTGCAGACCAGCAGCAGGGTGCCGCTCCCTTACAACAGCTTCTTTCTGATATGTACGAACTGAAGGAGGTAAAAACAGGAGAGGATGGGAACCTAACAATACCCGATAATGTCAGTACATTAATCATAAACGGTCCCAAGACGGAAATTTCGGAGAACGAACGCTATACAATCGATCAGTTCCTTCTGAGGGGAGGCAATCTGGTCCTCTTCTTGGACCCATACCAGGTAAACCAGCCGACGGCCTATGGTCAACCTCCCAGCTATACCCCGATCGAGACAGGACTGGAGGAGCAGCTTTCGGCATACGGTATCGATTATAAACGTGGCTATGTTCTGGATGATGAGGCCTATAGTCAGCGAGATCCCCAGTATGGAGACATCAAGATATACTGGGCGCCATTACTGTCGGGCAAAAGTCTCAGCAAGGAAAGCACCATCACCCAAAACCTCGGTGAGATGATTACCTTGCAAAGCGGTACGTTTATTATCCCCAATGAAACAGAAAACAGCGATGATATCACCACCAAGGTGATCCTTTCATCGTCTCAAAAGTCATGGTTGATGGACAAAAACATCATGCTTAACCCCATGGGGATGGTTCCGCCGGGAGATGAAAAACTGCAAAGCTATCCCCTGGCCGTAAGCCTTGAGGGGAGTTTCTCAAGCGCCTTTCCGGCCCCTCCCAAAGAGGAGACCACGGAAGAAGAAAAACAGGCCCTTGATACGGCTTCTCAGATAAAGACGTCGATAGCAAAGGGACGAATCGCCGTGGCGGCAACCTCGCTGTTGACCACACCACAGCTCCTCGACCCATCCTCATCAAACAGCAATGCAGCCTTTGTTCACAATCTGGTCGATTGGAGTACCGGTAACGATCAGGTCATTCCCATGAGAACGAAGGGATTGGGAAGACACAAGCTGCTGCCGACCTCCCCGGAGGTACGAAACGTGATAAAGGGAATCGCCATGGGCCTTATACCGTTACTTGTCATTTTTGCCGGCTTGTTTGTATGGCGACTCCAGCGATCGCGGCGACGAGCCATAGAAGAACGCTTTTCCGGAGGTGAGCACCATGCCTAA
- a CDS encoding ATP-binding cassette domain-containing protein: MITLSSVSKDYGSFRAVDNLSLEIKEGEITGLLGPNGAGKTTTMRMITGYFRPSSGTVSVNGIDVSKDPETIRSIIGYLPESPPLYGEMLTYDYLRYVTGVRKITDETAIRRTAEICGITGVMHKRIDQLSKGYKQRVGLAQAIIHDPKILILDEPTTGLDPNQIIEVRNLITEIGKTKTVILSTHILQEVEAIANRVVIINKGAIVKDDHTDNLRAVKNGHYTVRLALSGTDTTKATEFFSTLPGILEAHQVPGEEGLITILVTAGTEEDVRPALFHTVTQKGWTLFEMSREKQSLEAIFRELTTGGDHD; the protein is encoded by the coding sequence ATGATTACCTTATCTTCGGTGAGCAAAGATTACGGCTCCTTCAGAGCCGTTGATAATCTTTCGCTCGAAATCAAGGAAGGGGAGATCACCGGCCTACTTGGACCAAATGGTGCGGGAAAAACCACCACCATGCGGATGATTACCGGATATTTTCGGCCTTCATCAGGCACCGTCTCTGTCAACGGCATCGATGTCTCCAAAGATCCAGAAACGATACGTTCGATTATCGGCTACCTTCCTGAGTCACCACCACTTTATGGAGAAATGTTGACCTACGATTACCTTCGTTACGTAACGGGAGTAAGAAAGATCACGGATGAGACAGCTATCAGGCGAACCGCCGAGATTTGCGGTATCACCGGGGTAATGCATAAACGCATCGATCAGCTGTCGAAGGGCTATAAGCAACGCGTGGGACTTGCTCAAGCCATCATCCATGATCCAAAGATTCTGATTTTGGATGAGCCAACAACAGGTCTTGACCCGAATCAGATCATCGAAGTCAGAAACCTTATCACCGAAATCGGAAAAACAAAAACCGTTATTCTCTCCACCCATATCCTTCAGGAAGTGGAGGCAATTGCCAACCGGGTGGTCATCATTAACAAGGGAGCCATCGTTAAAGACGACCATACCGACAATCTGAGGGCCGTTAAAAACGGCCATTACACGGTACGTCTGGCTCTTTCGGGCACGGATACAACAAAGGCCACAGAGTTTTTTTCCACCCTCCCGGGTATTCTGGAAGCGCACCAGGTGCCGGGTGAAGAGGGCCTCATTACGATCCTGGTAACCGCCGGGACGGAAGAAGATGTCAGACCAGCCCTCTTCCATACGGTAACACAAAAGGGTTGGACGCTTTTCGAAATGAGCAGGGAGAAACAATCCCTGGAAGCAATCTTTCGTGAGCTCACCACCGGAGGCGACCATGATTAG
- a CDS encoding ATP-binding cassette domain-containing protein, translated as MVFNQLQISALSFSWPGMVEPLFTDLSFSIGAGWTGLVGANGSGKSTILSIITGENQPDSGSVKAPSRMLLCRQDTARLPDQADSFFYAFDERSEEIMRRLDIQYEWFFRWDSLSFGERKRVQIGTALYTAPDLLALDEPTNHLDEVSRDRLLSALADYEGIGIIVSHDRYLLDCLCERTLFLRNGTVVLRPGGITVGLEEAAREAEEAKRALRTAQSRMHSLQRDLERRRGVAREQQKRRSKAGLPIKDHDARFKKNLARLTGKDGTGGKLLRQLDGTLAAASRTEETAKARLDDATMRKASGLTLGGELSGKDRLFMFGPDELQVGNRQLSYPELELRPGERVAITGANGNGKSTLIHLLVEHFFLPNQDERFPWFYRNAVFLPQELSEADRRLCADLVASLDPSERGMLISAVHRLGSEVEGVLHSSLLSPGEARKVIIARASLMETEVLILDEPTNHLDIESILLLEDALKKFSGALLLVSHDRRFREALTDREWKIYQEAPGRLVLSDEP; from the coding sequence ATGGTGTTCAATCAGCTGCAAATTTCAGCACTCTCATTTTCCTGGCCTGGTATGGTAGAGCCGCTTTTTACCGATCTCTCGTTTTCGATAGGAGCCGGATGGACCGGGCTTGTCGGAGCGAATGGATCCGGAAAAAGTACCATCCTTTCGATTATTACGGGAGAAAACCAACCAGATTCCGGTTCTGTAAAAGCCCCCTCCCGGATGCTTCTCTGTCGCCAGGATACCGCACGGCTTCCCGACCAGGCGGACTCCTTTTTTTACGCCTTTGACGAGCGAAGTGAGGAGATCATGAGAAGGCTCGATATCCAGTACGAATGGTTTTTTCGTTGGGATAGTCTCAGCTTCGGGGAACGAAAGCGTGTGCAGATTGGGACGGCACTCTATACCGCTCCGGATCTTCTTGCCCTTGATGAGCCGACAAACCATCTCGATGAGGTCAGCCGTGATCGCCTGCTTTCCGCCCTTGCCGATTATGAGGGGATCGGCATCATTGTCAGCCACGACCGCTACCTTCTTGATTGTCTCTGTGAGCGGACCCTCTTTCTTCGGAATGGCACGGTGGTCCTCCGTCCTGGAGGGATCACTGTAGGTCTCGAAGAGGCGGCACGGGAGGCGGAAGAAGCGAAAAGGGCTTTACGTACCGCTCAGAGCCGTATGCATTCTCTCCAGCGCGACCTTGAGCGAAGACGAGGCGTGGCTCGGGAGCAGCAGAAACGAAGATCAAAGGCCGGTTTACCGATCAAGGATCACGATGCCCGCTTCAAGAAAAATCTTGCCCGTCTTACCGGTAAGGATGGTACCGGAGGAAAACTGCTCCGCCAGCTGGATGGCACCCTGGCGGCTGCCTCTCGGACCGAAGAGACAGCCAAGGCCCGCCTTGATGATGCTACTATGCGGAAAGCCTCGGGCCTTACCCTTGGAGGTGAACTGAGCGGAAAGGACCGTCTGTTTATGTTTGGCCCTGATGAGCTTCAGGTGGGAAACCGGCAACTCTCGTATCCCGAACTGGAACTTCGGCCTGGAGAACGCGTTGCCATAACAGGGGCCAACGGCAACGGAAAGAGTACGCTTATCCATCTCCTTGTAGAGCATTTTTTTCTACCTAATCAGGATGAACGCTTCCCATGGTTTTATCGTAATGCCGTATTCCTGCCGCAGGAGCTATCCGAAGCCGACCGTAGGCTGTGTGCCGACCTCGTGGCATCCCTTGATCCTTCGGAGCGGGGAATGCTCATTTCAGCCGTGCACCGCCTTGGTTCTGAGGTCGAGGGGGTGCTGCACTCTTCCCTGTTGAGTCCGGGGGAGGCGAGGAAGGTCATTATTGCCAGGGCATCGCTCATGGAAACCGAAGTTCTTATTCTTGATGAACCGACGAACCACTTGGATATCGAATCTATCCTCTTACTGGAGGATGCACTCAAGAAATTCTCCGGAGCCCTTCTTCTGGTTTCTCACGACCGGCGTTTTCGGGAAGCCTTGACCGACCGGGAGTGGAAAATTTATCAGGAGGCTCCGGGGCGATTGGTGCTGTCGGATGAACCTTAA
- a CDS encoding DUF4340 domain-containing protein, translated as MPKKKMIQFAAVAVLLLLIIVTKFTGNRASFAPVAPWEEEADRIEINAPGKDPIVAVKKADGWLIGDKEYSADEGKITRMTDALNSLKVGQMVSREGELERYELEDADAITVAVYHAKDLLRSIRIGKEADKGSGCYITLAGREGIYLVEGALRSIFDVSLDELRNRQIFSFTSSDIISVGVTSAEARFSLRKSGEEQEAWQFSEAQQERVDQNKITDFISQLARINATAFLSPDTIGSEEEASWSLTFQSEKEEHSLRIYGKVEGNDNAYRCLADTNKEPFSINAYKAEQLMKPASWFISEEKPKEEGK; from the coding sequence ATGCCTAAAAAAAAGATGATACAATTTGCCGCCGTCGCAGTACTCCTTCTCCTCATTATTGTGACAAAGTTTACAGGAAACCGGGCAAGTTTCGCTCCGGTAGCTCCTTGGGAGGAAGAAGCCGACCGTATTGAGATAAACGCACCGGGAAAAGATCCGATCGTTGCGGTAAAAAAAGCTGATGGATGGCTTATTGGAGACAAAGAATACTCTGCAGACGAGGGAAAGATCACCCGCATGACCGATGCCCTCAACAGCCTCAAGGTCGGCCAGATGGTCAGCAGAGAGGGAGAGCTTGAACGCTATGAGCTCGAGGATGCCGACGCAATTACGGTCGCAGTCTACCATGCCAAGGATCTTCTCAGGTCTATCAGAATCGGCAAAGAAGCCGATAAGGGCAGCGGATGTTACATCACGCTCGCGGGGCGAGAAGGGATCTACCTTGTAGAAGGAGCCCTCAGATCTATCTTTGATGTGAGTTTGGATGAACTTCGCAATCGGCAGATCTTCTCTTTCACCTCTTCGGATATCATCTCCGTCGGAGTTACATCGGCAGAAGCACGTTTCTCTTTGAGAAAAAGCGGGGAGGAACAGGAGGCATGGCAATTTTCGGAAGCGCAGCAGGAACGCGTTGATCAAAACAAGATCACCGATTTTATCTCCCAGCTTGCAAGAATCAATGCAACCGCCTTTCTCTCTCCCGACACCATCGGAAGTGAAGAGGAAGCCTCCTGGAGTCTTACCTTTCAGAGTGAAAAGGAGGAGCATAGCCTCAGGATCTACGGAAAAGTGGAGGGTAACGACAATGCATACCGCTGTCTGGCCGATACAAATAAGGAACCTTTCAGCATAAATGCCTATAAGGCCGAACAGTTGATGAAACCGGCTTCCTGGTTCATCAGTGAAGAGAAGCCAAAAGAAGAAGGAAAGTAG
- a CDS encoding methyl-accepting chemotaxis protein has protein sequence MKKQSFAWKLIIIVSTLLLISLLISDILFIRTFRTSIYQEKRESLTRLVDAAMGIINYAAEKETSGALSREDAQDMAKELLAHFTYGKDRMDYFWINNMQQIMVMHPYRPELDGTDISGLKDPTGVPIFQKMVDVVNQSGKGFVEYSWQYYNEKGRIEPKLSYVADFKPWGWIIGTGIYIDDIEKTIIAIATRIAGVTIIFLLVAIIFIYLISRAMAGPLVRFATIAKDIAEGDLLVDVPTLKRNDELGTLASALGQMVEQVGNIILEVQEAAAQVRIGSDQVNYSAQDLSRGTTEQASSMEEISSSIEEMVANMRQTAKNAKATDSIAQKAATSAGESGKAVGKTVEAMNAIAEKVSLIEEIARQTNMLSLNAAIEAARAGESGKGFAVVAAEVRKLAERSRYAANQIGELIESSVRIAEQAGTAIDDLVPEIMNTSKLVREISAATEEQENSASQIGKGVEQLDRIVQDNAAASEELAASAEELSAQAEQMHAATDYFQVDRNDAIEEEQEED, from the coding sequence AAACGTGAAAGTCTTACGCGATTGGTCGATGCCGCCATGGGTATCATTAACTATGCAGCAGAAAAAGAGACATCGGGAGCATTGAGCCGAGAGGATGCCCAGGATATGGCAAAGGAGCTGCTGGCCCACTTTACTTACGGAAAAGATAGGATGGATTACTTCTGGATCAACAATATGCAGCAGATTATGGTGATGCACCCTTATCGTCCGGAATTGGATGGTACCGATATTTCGGGACTAAAAGATCCGACGGGTGTGCCTATTTTCCAGAAAATGGTCGATGTGGTAAATCAATCGGGTAAGGGGTTCGTAGAATACTCCTGGCAATATTACAACGAAAAAGGGCGGATAGAACCCAAACTTTCGTATGTGGCGGATTTCAAGCCCTGGGGCTGGATCATCGGAACAGGGATCTACATCGATGACATTGAAAAAACCATCATTGCGATTGCCACGAGGATCGCAGGGGTCACGATTATTTTCCTCCTGGTTGCCATTATCTTTATTTATCTTATTTCACGAGCCATGGCGGGACCATTGGTACGATTTGCCACCATAGCCAAGGACATTGCCGAAGGAGACCTGTTGGTAGATGTTCCGACGCTAAAACGTAATGACGAATTGGGAACCCTTGCCTCGGCCTTGGGCCAGATGGTCGAGCAGGTCGGCAATATCATACTGGAGGTCCAGGAAGCAGCTGCTCAAGTGCGGATCGGAAGCGATCAGGTAAATTATTCTGCACAGGATCTTTCCAGAGGAACAACGGAACAGGCATCGTCAATGGAGGAGATTTCTTCGTCCATCGAAGAGATGGTGGCAAACATGCGTCAGACGGCGAAAAATGCAAAAGCAACCGATTCCATTGCCCAGAAAGCGGCCACCAGCGCCGGAGAAAGCGGCAAGGCGGTAGGGAAAACGGTCGAGGCAATGAACGCAATCGCGGAAAAAGTATCACTTATCGAGGAAATCGCCCGTCAAACCAATATGCTTTCCCTCAATGCCGCCATCGAAGCGGCCAGGGCGGGAGAATCGGGCAAAGGCTTTGCGGTAGTGGCGGCCGAGGTACGGAAACTTGCCGAACGGAGTCGTTACGCAGCAAATCAAATTGGAGAGTTGATCGAGTCAAGCGTAAGAATCGCCGAGCAGGCGGGAACGGCCATCGACGACCTGGTTCCCGAAATCATGAACACCAGTAAACTTGTCAGGGAAATCTCGGCAGCTACCGAAGAACAAGAAAACAGCGCAAGCCAGATCGGCAAGGGGGTCGAACAACTCGACCGCATCGTCCAGGACAATGCGGCGGCCTCGGAAGAACTTGCAGCCTCGGCCGAAGAGCTATCGGCCCAGGCAGAACAGATGCACGCGGCCACCGACTATTTCCAGGTCGACAGGAACGACGCCATCGAAGAAGAGCAGGAGGAAGATTAA
- the ercA gene encoding alcohol dehydrogenase-like regulatory protein ErcA — translation MEEHVSSLRKFVAPEFIFGPSALKKCAEYVKNFGAERILLVSDDGVAKAGWTGKVEAALKEAGVVYELFLDVSPNPRADEVMKGADYYSRAKCDMLLSVGGGSPIDCAKGIGIVVSNHRHILDFEGVDNVPIPMPPLLCIPTTAGSSADVSQFAIILDADTSSKIAIVSKGVVPDISLIDPETTHTMDQALSAETGLDALTHAIEAYVSNAASAMTDMHALEAIRYICRYLPTVIQKPQDSHARAGVMMGSLLAGLAFSNASLGLVHSMAHALGGVFDLPHGLCNALLLEHVIAFNFEAVPDRYRVIASLLTGKALSTESQNMVLELLTGALVRLRRRVHLGETFGVLKVDATMIRMLSERAMSDVCMVTNPRPVKREDIEGIYGCIF, via the coding sequence ATGGAGGAACATGTATCGTCATTAAGGAAATTTGTTGCTCCCGAATTTATTTTTGGCCCTTCTGCTCTCAAAAAATGCGCTGAATATGTGAAGAATTTTGGTGCTGAGCGAATTCTGCTTGTAAGCGACGATGGCGTGGCCAAGGCAGGATGGACCGGCAAGGTTGAAGCGGCTCTCAAAGAGGCCGGTGTTGTCTACGAACTTTTTCTTGATGTTTCACCCAACCCTCGTGCCGATGAGGTGATGAAAGGCGCCGACTACTATAGTCGGGCGAAGTGCGATATGCTACTTTCCGTCGGCGGTGGGAGCCCTATCGATTGTGCGAAAGGTATCGGCATTGTCGTTTCCAATCATCGCCACATTCTTGACTTTGAGGGGGTGGATAATGTGCCGATTCCCATGCCTCCCCTGCTTTGTATTCCGACCACCGCAGGTTCATCCGCTGATGTTTCTCAATTTGCCATCATTCTCGATGCTGATACCTCCTCGAAGATCGCTATTGTCAGTAAAGGGGTGGTACCTGATATTAGTTTGATAGATCCCGAGACCACCCATACCATGGATCAGGCGTTAAGCGCCGAAACGGGACTCGATGCCCTCACCCATGCTATAGAGGCTTACGTTTCCAATGCCGCCAGTGCCATGACGGATATGCATGCCCTTGAGGCGATTCGCTATATCTGCCGTTACCTTCCGACGGTGATCCAAAAGCCGCAGGATAGTCATGCCAGAGCCGGCGTCATGATGGGAAGCCTTCTCGCCGGGCTCGCTTTTTCCAATGCCAGTCTTGGGCTGGTTCACAGCATGGCCCATGCCCTTGGAGGAGTATTTGATCTTCCTCACGGCCTTTGCAACGCCCTGCTTCTGGAACATGTGATAGCTTTCAATTTTGAGGCTGTGCCGGATCGGTATCGAGTGATTGCTTCGCTGCTTACCGGCAAAGCGCTTTCTACAGAGTCGCAGAATATGGTGTTGGAGCTTCTCACCGGAGCCTTGGTTCGCCTGCGTCGCCGTGTGCACTTGGGCGAAACATTCGGTGTCCTAAAGGTTGATGCTACCATGATCAGGATGCTTTCGGAACGAGCTATGTCTGATGTCTGCATGGTGACCAATCCCAGACCCGTGAAGCGGGAAGATATTGAAGGTATATATGGCTGCATCTTCTGA
- a CDS encoding sensor histidine kinase — protein sequence MAASSEPYSDGNIDLVRSKIIGLGDRSIRKSYYPQLRETIRDLREQREHLMELVRLLEEREEELEQLLDEKDKLLREVHHRVKNNFQIVASLLNLGMDMLSDGDEHEIFYRTKQRIDTMARVYEEILRREEFSEVDLCDLIRLVTEQYEEARRGKQVELSLDLDCPGRMLDLDLAVPFALIVNEVVGNAFEHAFPGGAGLLYLRLYRSGSEGDKEGILTFELTDNGPSFAKRGTNSEAKRLGIALLKALVAQIGGAFSYEDQETGLGIQFILRLKRPT from the coding sequence ATGGCTGCATCTTCTGAGCCCTATAGCGATGGAAATATCGATCTGGTACGCAGCAAAATCATAGGGCTTGGTGATCGATCCATTCGAAAAAGCTATTACCCCCAGCTTCGTGAGACCATCAGGGATCTTCGTGAACAGCGGGAACATCTTATGGAGCTTGTCCGGCTCCTTGAGGAACGGGAAGAAGAACTCGAACAGCTCCTCGACGAGAAAGATAAGCTTTTACGTGAGGTCCATCACCGCGTGAAAAATAATTTCCAAATTGTTGCGAGCCTTCTCAATCTGGGGATGGATATGCTTTCGGACGGGGATGAACATGAGATCTTTTACCGTACCAAGCAACGAATCGATACCATGGCACGTGTCTATGAAGAAATTCTCCGGCGTGAAGAATTTTCGGAAGTCGATCTTTGCGACCTTATTCGTCTTGTTACCGAACAGTATGAGGAAGCCCGGCGTGGAAAGCAGGTCGAACTTTCTCTGGATCTCGACTGTCCGGGGAGAATGCTTGACTTGGATTTGGCCGTTCCCTTTGCCCTCATTGTAAACGAGGTCGTTGGTAATGCGTTTGAACATGCGTTTCCCGGGGGGGCGGGACTTTTATATCTGAGGCTATACCGAAGTGGTTCCGAAGGTGATAAAGAAGGAATCTTGACCTTTGAGCTGACCGACAACGGTCCGAGTTTTGCCAAAAGAGGGACCAATTCCGAGGCAAAGCGCCTTGGGATTGCGTTGCTCAAGGCCCTTGTCGCACAGATAGGCGGAGCCTTCAGCTATGAGGATCAAGAGACGGGATTGGGAATACAGTTTATTCTTCGACTCAAACGGCCCACTTGA